The sequence tcttttcaagccctagtaTTCTTTcgtgtatggattgttggccactttctatgtatttctcatttgtgatttgaatcgggagaggataatcataatagattaggagcttgaaacatattgactcaataaaccgggaggttgagagttgggtgagagtttatcgaTCTTATTGTTCTTTTAGGatttataggttagaagttgaccggggacggcaactatgacccgtaatctaccgttttagtcgtccgagagggggctagaactagttggaagatcactctagataaataggagtatcaagactaatattgagctaaattgaagtccattgctaatccatcgttgcctaatcactaaaccaccttcatgacttaattaatccactttgtttgattgttcttattttgtttttgaatatgttagttaatcaaaccactcacctccttgtttagtctaaatagctctagcataatgacttaaggtaatcactagaatttgactactaatccttgtggaattcgaccttgcttccctatgttgcaactacaccgtatacttgcggcgtcgtaaaaataatagcgaacaactGTTGTGGTAGAGATCGTCACAACCTACCACCAGGggatgattctgatgaagaTAGTGGATATAATCACCACCCTACTAGTCATTGGGTTATCAAGCTTCAGTTCCTTGTCATGAACTAGGCATAGAGAAGGACGACTCGAGCAGCGACACATTTTCTGTTGGTTGTCTTTTTCAAAGCAAGGATAAGATGTTTGTAGCTTGTGGTGTTTATCATCTTATTAACCATGCATCGTTTACAACAGTCCGTTCCTCACCGTACAAATACCATATTGTTTGCAAATTTGGAGGTGGTTATCCGTTTGGTGCTCGTGGAAAGGCATTGGGGAAAATGTGTACCATGCTGCCTCAAAAGTGTCTTTTAAGATGTTCGCATCGTATTTTGTTTCGGATGTAATGGATAAAGGTCTTACCATTACACCAAAACCTATTCGGGCGTTGGTACAACAGAAATATGGTATTCATGTCATATATTACACTGCACTTGCTGGGAGGAACTTGGCTCTGAAGATGACCTACGGTGACCCGGATACTTCCTTTTTACATAATGCCGAAGTACCTACACATGTTACAGCAGGTAAATCCTGGTTTCGTTGTAGATGTACAGACTGATGCAAATCATGTGTTCGAGTATGCTTTTATTGCTCTTTCTGCTTGTATTAGAACATTTAAGTCGTGTCATCCTATGATAGTTATTTGATAGCACTCATTTGAAGGGCAAATACAAAGGTATCTTGTTTGTTGTTGTTGAAAAAGATGCAAATGAACAGATATTGCCTTTAGCTTTTGGGATTGAGAATAAAGAGTGTGATGCATCGTGGATTTGGTTTCTTAAGCGACTACGACATACTTTTGGTGTGCGTGATGAGTTATTGTTTATTTCTGATCAGCATGTGAGTATCAGAAAAACAATAGAGCATGTCTTTCCAGGAACGCCGCAGGCACTTTGTGCCTTTCACATACAGAGCAATCTAAAGCATTGGGGAAGTCACGTTGTTACTCTTTTCAAGCTAGCTGCAAGGGCGTACAAGATTCATGATTTTGAGCAACATATGGAGAATCTGAAGTCTGTTAAAGCTCGTGCATATGAGAAGTTGATGAACATTGGTCCAAGTAGATGAGCTCGTTCACACACTGCCCTATCCGTCGATATATGCTCATGACCTCTAATCCTGTTGAGCGTTTGAACAATTGTCTCTGATGGTCTAGAAGGCTGCCTGTTTGCACCCTTTTGGAGACTATTCGATCAAGGATTGGATCTTAGTTCTATGAGCGACGGATTCTTGCTATGAAAAGACCTCTCGAGTTGACAAATTGGGCATCAATGAGATTGGCTAAATCAGTTGATTTGGGACTGAAAATGTCTTCCCAACCAATCAATCGAACAAAGTTTGAGGTTACATCTGATAACAAGAGTTATGTTGTTGATCTTAGCAGTTACACATGCACGTGTCTTGTGTTCCAGTTCCAAATGATAACATGTCCTCATGCTGCAGCTGCAATATGATCAATATTAATTGTttgtttgttatttgatttgtttttgtgtgtgcgtgtgtgttttTTCTGTGGCCATGTGATTGAGTACATTTGTACTGCATAAATGGTACTAatgaccatattagtgccaaTAGTGCCATATACTTGTGTGTTGATACACTACCTTGTCTTATGTAGATGGGTGCAGTCATATGgtcattttgaacacttccccgtagagtttagattatccatttatggTTCTGCACGAATGGTCCTtgtggccatattagtgtcattagtacCATATATTTGTGATGATATACTTGTGCTGATATTATGTAGATGGGTGCAGTCATATGACTATTTTGAACACTTGCCCGTAGGGTTTAAAATtcctcatttagggtttagattctccatttaggatttagattccccatttagggtttagattatccatttagggtttagattctccatttagggtGCTACACGAATGGTACTTgtggccatattagtgccatcTGTTATTATTATTCCATTCCAATTATGTTTGTTTCTATGTTTGTTTATTCATTACATTTACAATAATGATcttttttgtttcttcttttGATGCAAAAAGGTGAACCAGAACCCATCATCATATGTGAATGATTACTTTTCCACTGCTACTCTCTATGAAATATATTCTGATGAGGTGATGACACTACCGAATTATGAAGATTGGCGTATTCCTGAGGATATTGCTTTGAGGGTTGTGCTAACACCGGGTGATGTTCGACAAGCTAGGAGGCTGCGTGAGAAGAGGATTAAGAGTGATGGTTCCAACTCATCGAGTAGTCGTGTTTGTTCTTGATGCCATGAGAAAGGACATTATCAATCTACGTGCAATGCAGTCATGCAAATTAGACTGCATGAAGAAGTCAGCAGCAACTAGTGTTGGGAaacttgtggaatatcctaacccttgttttgatgataccaaaattcataggacttatatgtaatagactagaatcgttttgaactcaagtgttagagttcgtttctagtttagttgcggtgtcgaagactgaagactgaagactgaagactgcagataccaactgaagtatcagttgaagactgattatttaatgcgcgcaaaggactgatactaaagtcaagtatcagttgaacattcctcctaggactgatcttccaacgttcagaggaagccacgtacgcacaagtacagccgcattaaatgcagagatctcagaatatcttatctctgcagaggtcattcctatttggtggttacttttcagagatgtcacatctcctatccatcaaagagagccgtttccacacagacaaggaacctcgaagattgaagcctcagcccaaattcgaatttctctccaacggaagaaatcttgaggacgatttacgccaacggatctattcaagagttctcctacaaatagcgctcgaggatcacttcaaccttcaccgattcaacgacataagctgaagctctgccgaaattgctactcagcctaaagcttaaccgccccaaagct comes from Salvia miltiorrhiza cultivar Shanhuang (shh) chromosome 3, IMPLAD_Smil_shh, whole genome shotgun sequence and encodes:
- the LOC131018587 gene encoding uncharacterized protein LOC131018587, which gives rise to MRLAKSVDLGLKMSSQPINRTKFEVTSDNKSYVVDLSSYTCTWVQSYGHFEHFPVEFRLSIYGSARMVNQNPSSYVNDYFSTATLYEIYSDEVMTLPNYEDWRIPEDIALRVVLTPGDVRQARRLREKRIKSDGSNSSSSRVCS